In a genomic window of Stakelama saccharophila:
- a CDS encoding glycoside hydrolase family 31 protein, translating to MIRNLLSAGALIGAIAACQANAVPAAANTPEMQGRAAPGAIVQRDHVRFTVLSPRVIRMEWSPDGRFVDSPSQVFVDREQPVPAFTSTVRGGVLHIETEALRLTYKLGSGRFSATNLSVRSRNLDTAFGWHPGMAEASNLHGTTRTLDRFRGNIRLGDGEKLDLGRGLISRAGWHLVDDSKSFLFDDSDWRWVKKRACSDCQDLYFFGYGHQYEKALGDFAAIAGREPMPPRYAFGYWWSRYWNYSDAEMRKLVGDFQRYRIPLDVLVVDMDWHRTDDLSWDPKYAKQDAFGQLVGWTGYTWNRSLFPEPERFLSWLHEQDLKTTLNLHPASGITRREARYDEAAKAMGVTGGKPIAFEAADKRFVNTWFDKVLDPLRDDGVNFWWLDWQQWPDSKKVPGLSNTWWLNYVFYTHMQRDSRNRALIYHRWGGLGNHRYQVGFSGDSVISWESLAYQPYFTATASNVLYGYWSHDIGGHMFPDDLPEDERHIDPELYVRWMQFGAFSPILRTHSSKEAGLRKEPWRFSPEVFAAIRQTIDRRYAMAPYIYTAAREAYDSGVSMLRPLYYAWPDEDRAYKTPGEYMFGDDMLVAPVTQPMKDGSATVSIWLPPGRWYDSNRGEVIAGGQMIERDYTLDEVPVFVRAGAVVPMNPDSVRKLQTMDNGELVLRVFPGGAGHARVYADAGDSEGYRGDQYSFTAVESRRDADDADVTVHPREGRYPGMPAEKQITVELPVSAIPERVTVDGAAYQRSEDGHAGSWSYDGGSLTARIVVPARPADQSMHVRVDYGRDPVDLDGLLYRMKRTAAAVEWLKYHWNSPSPLPDDVSLAGQAARLIDYRPERLPTLVREFDARLDRISEQVAASHADHSVKVKFAAMIDAIAE from the coding sequence ATGATCCGAAATCTTCTGAGCGCAGGGGCGTTGATAGGGGCGATTGCCGCGTGCCAGGCCAACGCCGTCCCGGCAGCCGCGAATACGCCGGAGATGCAGGGCAGGGCTGCGCCGGGCGCGATTGTTCAGCGGGATCATGTCCGATTCACGGTACTGTCGCCCCGGGTGATCCGCATGGAATGGTCGCCGGACGGACGCTTCGTAGACAGCCCGTCACAGGTCTTCGTCGACCGCGAACAGCCCGTACCCGCCTTCACCTCCACCGTCCGCGGCGGGGTTCTGCACATCGAGACCGAGGCATTGCGGCTGACCTACAAGCTGGGCAGCGGACGGTTCAGCGCGACCAATCTTTCCGTCCGTTCCCGCAACCTCGACACCGCCTTTGGCTGGCATCCGGGCATGGCGGAAGCGAGCAACCTGCACGGCACCACGCGTACGCTGGACCGGTTCCGCGGCAATATCCGCCTGGGTGACGGCGAGAAACTCGATCTCGGCCGGGGACTGATCTCGCGCGCGGGTTGGCATCTGGTCGACGATTCAAAAAGTTTTCTCTTCGACGACAGCGACTGGCGCTGGGTGAAGAAGCGCGCCTGTTCGGACTGCCAGGACCTCTATTTCTTCGGCTATGGCCATCAATATGAAAAGGCGCTGGGCGATTTCGCCGCCATCGCCGGGCGCGAGCCGATGCCGCCGCGATACGCCTTCGGCTATTGGTGGTCGCGCTACTGGAACTATTCCGATGCCGAAATGCGCAAGCTGGTGGGGGATTTCCAGCGCTACCGCATCCCGCTGGACGTGCTGGTCGTCGATATGGACTGGCACCGCACGGACGATCTGAGCTGGGACCCGAAATACGCCAAGCAGGACGCGTTCGGCCAGCTCGTCGGCTGGACCGGCTATACCTGGAACCGCAGCCTGTTCCCTGAGCCGGAGCGCTTCCTCTCCTGGCTGCACGAGCAGGATCTGAAGACCACGCTCAACCTGCACCCCGCGTCCGGCATCACACGGCGCGAGGCGCGATATGACGAAGCGGCGAAGGCGATGGGCGTCACCGGCGGCAAACCGATCGCCTTCGAAGCGGCGGACAAGCGCTTCGTGAACACGTGGTTCGACAAGGTGCTGGACCCCTTGCGCGACGACGGCGTGAACTTCTGGTGGCTCGATTGGCAGCAATGGCCCGATTCGAAGAAGGTGCCGGGCCTGTCCAACACCTGGTGGCTGAACTATGTGTTCTACACGCACATGCAGCGCGACAGCCGGAACCGCGCGCTGATCTATCATCGGTGGGGCGGGCTGGGGAACCACCGCTATCAGGTCGGCTTTTCGGGCGATTCCGTGATTTCGTGGGAATCGCTCGCCTATCAGCCCTATTTCACCGCGACTGCGTCGAACGTGCTCTACGGCTATTGGAGCCACGACATCGGCGGGCACATGTTCCCCGACGACCTGCCGGAGGACGAGCGGCACATCGATCCGGAGCTTTATGTCCGCTGGATGCAGTTTGGTGCGTTCAGCCCGATATTGCGCACCCATTCGTCGAAGGAAGCGGGGCTGCGCAAGGAACCGTGGCGCTTCTCGCCGGAGGTGTTTGCCGCCATTCGCCAGACCATCGACCGGCGTTATGCCATGGCGCCCTATATCTATACCGCTGCGCGCGAAGCCTATGACAGCGGCGTGTCGATGTTGCGCCCGCTTTATTATGCCTGGCCTGACGAGGACCGGGCGTACAAGACCCCCGGCGAGTATATGTTCGGCGACGACATGCTGGTCGCCCCCGTCACCCAGCCGATGAAGGACGGCTCCGCAACCGTTTCGATCTGGCTGCCGCCGGGCCGCTGGTACGACAGCAATCGCGGCGAGGTGATCGCGGGCGGCCAAATGATCGAGCGGGACTATACGCTCGACGAGGTGCCGGTATTCGTCCGCGCGGGCGCCGTGGTGCCGATGAACCCGGACTCGGTGCGCAAGCTGCAGACCATGGACAATGGCGAGCTGGTATTGCGGGTCTTCCCCGGAGGGGCCGGTCATGCGCGCGTCTATGCCGATGCCGGCGACAGCGAGGGCTATCGCGGCGACCAGTACAGCTTCACCGCGGTCGAGAGCCGGCGCGACGCGGACGACGCAGACGTGACGGTGCATCCGCGGGAGGGGCGCTATCCGGGCATGCCTGCCGAAAAGCAGATCACGGTCGAACTGCCCGTTTCCGCGATCCCGGAACGCGTCACGGTGGATGGCGCCGCCTATCAGCGGTCGGAAGACGGCCATGCGGGAAGCTGGAGCTATGACGGCGGATCGCTCACCGCACGGATCGTCGTCCCGGCCCGGCCCGCGGACCAATCGATGCACGTGCGGGTCGATTACGGGCGTGATCCGGTCGACCTGGACGGATTGCTCTATCGCATGAAGCGGACGGCCGCGGCGGTCGAATGGCTGAAATATCACTGGAATTCGCCCAGCCCGCTGCCCGACGACGTCTCGCTCGCCGGCCAGGCCGCGCGCCTGATCGATTATCGGCCCGAACGCCTGCCGACGCTGGTGCGCGAATTCGATGCGAGGCTGGACAGGATCTCCGAACAGGTCGCCGCTTCCCATGCAGATCACAGCGTGAAAGTGAAATTCGCCGCGATGATCGACGCCATCGCGGAGTAG
- a CDS encoding response regulator: MAALRNILIVEDEPLIAMMLEDFLDMLDRKVAGTAETVNEALEHVSGGAIDAAILDVHLRGGERSWPVADALAEAGIPFVLATGGSGDTIVPEHRGRPVLAKPFTMDGVEAALGELE, from the coding sequence ATGGCTGCACTCAGAAACATACTCATCGTCGAGGACGAACCGCTGATCGCGATGATGCTCGAGGATTTCCTCGACATGCTCGATCGCAAGGTAGCGGGAACCGCGGAAACGGTGAACGAGGCGCTCGAGCATGTTTCCGGCGGCGCGATCGACGCTGCGATCCTGGACGTGCATCTGCGCGGCGGTGAAAGGAGCTGGCCGGTCGCCGACGCGCTGGCCGAAGCCGGCATCCCGTTCGTGCTCGCCACCGGCGGCTCGGGCGACACGATCGTGCCCGAACATCGCGGCCGACCCGTCCTGGCCAAGCCCTTCACCATGGACGGCGTGGAAGCCGCGCTCGGCGAACTCGAATAG
- a CDS encoding M13 family metallopeptidase translates to MHRSLLSVVLLTTTAMLAGCATTASNQSAALDDASAPLEKAAVDTVKPQDAPAPQIGTFGFDEAGMDRAVAPGNDFYDYANGAWQKKTEIPADRASYGLFAVLSDLSEKRTRGILEDAAKQGDDKIGVAYSTYLDRAAINAKGLAPIQPWLGRIEALNSRADYPALLAAADRNGVSIPFGSYVGQDDKQPDVYAMRFFQGGLGLPDRDYYLNEDAKFAEVRQKYVAHVAKMLSLAGYDNAQARAQAIMDLETGFAKVHWTRAESRDSNKTYNKRTLAELQRETPGFDFAQYLKAAGADVNSVIVSQPSAIEGEAKLIASTPVSVLKDQLLVRSLEAYADVLPEAFDTENFAFYGTVLSGTPEQRARWKRAVSFTEGALPDDISKIYVAKYFPPETKAAADDMVRNIIAAMGRRIDKLDWMSPETKQKAHEKLAAFTPKIGYPSRWHDYSSLVIRPGDAFGNNLRANQWHNDYNINKLGKPIYKWEWGMTPMTINAYANPGMVEIVFPAAILQPPFFDPNADPAVNYGGIGAVIGHELSHHFDDQGSQYNAEGRLVSWWTPADRKAFEARTDALVKQYEQYEPLPGMKVRGKLTLGENIADLAGLTVAHDAYMASLGGKAPPVIDGFTADQRFYLGWAQVWRRKYREENLRQRLLTDPHSPSHERVWVVRNLDPWYDAYDVGAGAGMYLAPDNRVKIW, encoded by the coding sequence ATGCACCGCTCTTTGCTATCCGTTGTCCTGTTGACCACCACTGCGATGCTCGCCGGTTGCGCGACCACCGCGTCGAACCAGTCCGCAGCCCTCGACGACGCGTCCGCGCCGCTCGAAAAGGCCGCGGTCGATACGGTGAAGCCGCAGGACGCCCCGGCGCCGCAGATCGGCACGTTCGGTTTCGACGAGGCGGGAATGGACCGGGCCGTCGCGCCCGGCAACGATTTCTATGATTATGCCAATGGCGCCTGGCAGAAGAAAACGGAAATCCCCGCGGACCGCGCCAGCTACGGCCTGTTCGCGGTGCTTTCCGATCTGTCGGAAAAGCGCACCCGCGGTATCCTGGAGGATGCGGCCAAACAGGGCGACGACAAGATCGGCGTGGCCTATTCCACCTATCTCGATCGCGCCGCGATCAACGCCAAGGGGCTTGCGCCCATCCAGCCGTGGCTGGGCCGGATCGAGGCCCTGAACAGCCGCGCGGATTATCCCGCGCTGCTGGCGGCTGCCGATCGCAACGGCGTGTCGATCCCCTTCGGCAGCTATGTCGGGCAGGACGACAAGCAGCCCGACGTCTATGCGATGCGCTTCTTTCAGGGCGGTCTGGGGCTGCCCGACCGCGATTATTATCTGAACGAGGACGCCAAGTTCGCCGAGGTCCGGCAGAAATATGTGGCGCATGTCGCCAAGATGCTGTCGCTGGCGGGATATGACAACGCGCAGGCCCGCGCACAGGCGATCATGGATCTGGAAACCGGCTTTGCCAAGGTTCACTGGACCCGCGCGGAAAGCCGCGATTCCAACAAGACCTACAACAAGCGGACCCTCGCCGAACTGCAGCGCGAAACCCCCGGTTTCGACTTCGCGCAATATCTGAAGGCGGCCGGCGCCGACGTGAATTCGGTGATCGTGTCGCAGCCGAGCGCCATCGAGGGCGAGGCCAAGCTGATCGCGAGCACGCCGGTGTCCGTGCTGAAGGATCAGTTGCTGGTCCGCTCGCTCGAAGCCTATGCCGATGTCCTGCCCGAGGCGTTCGATACGGAGAATTTCGCCTTTTACGGCACCGTGCTGTCGGGAACGCCGGAGCAGCGGGCGCGGTGGAAGCGGGCCGTTTCCTTCACCGAAGGCGCGCTGCCGGACGACATCAGCAAGATCTATGTCGCCAAATATTTCCCGCCCGAAACCAAGGCGGCGGCCGACGACATGGTGCGGAACATCATCGCCGCCATGGGCCGGCGCATCGACAAGCTCGACTGGATGTCGCCCGAGACGAAGCAGAAGGCGCACGAAAAGCTCGCCGCCTTCACGCCCAAGATCGGCTATCCCAGCCGCTGGCACGATTATTCGTCGCTGGTGATCAGGCCGGGCGACGCGTTCGGCAACAACCTGCGCGCCAATCAGTGGCATAACGACTATAACATCAACAAGCTGGGCAAGCCGATCTACAAATGGGAATGGGGCATGACGCCCATGACCATCAACGCCTATGCCAATCCCGGCATGGTCGAGATCGTCTTCCCCGCCGCGATCCTGCAGCCGCCCTTTTTCGATCCCAACGCCGATCCGGCGGTCAATTACGGCGGTATCGGCGCGGTGATCGGGCACGAACTGAGCCACCATTTCGACGACCAGGGGTCGCAGTACAATGCCGAAGGGCGGCTGGTGAGCTGGTGGACGCCGGCGGACAGGAAGGCGTTCGAGGCGCGCACGGACGCGCTCGTGAAGCAATATGAACAATATGAGCCGCTGCCCGGCATGAAGGTGAGGGGCAAGCTGACCCTGGGCGAGAACATCGCCGATCTCGCCGGCCTGACCGTGGCGCACGACGCCTATATGGCCTCGCTAGGCGGCAAGGCGCCGCCGGTAATCGACGGGTTCACCGCCGACCAGCGTTTCTATCTCGGCTGGGCGCAGGTCTGGCGCCGGAAATATCGCGAGGAGAATCTGCGCCAGCGGCTGCTGACCGATCCGCATTCGCCCTCGCACGAGCGTGTCTGGGTCGTTCGCAACCTGGACCCGTGGTACGACGCCTATGACGTCGGCGCCGGGGCGGGCATGTATCTGGCGCCCGACAACCGCGTGAAGATCTGGTGA
- a CDS encoding hybrid sensor histidine kinase/response regulator, with protein MATLFASAFSDTPRRRAGVLWLPALCGVAVALALFFLVGEPAVAAGFAGAGLLIAAALFAWAALRRPAPVAVAQTDWSVAHVLAASAHEALAVTDRAGRLACANPAFEMLFGGFPAPPSLPLSGDGEALLHAASREAWRDGEAVRQVSLSDASRITAHLVRAGDDMLVWRFASTETIDLPAKAQAMLTGEFGDRIGGAGIMAAVLRPDGRVRAANSVLRARAMGDRDAEMEGRDFARFLVTDNRGFVRFEREGMNGNPIRVLHLPFADGEQSPMLVALLDEEQVNLPAPLPQSAGGHVRSLVSLIPFGIALVDRDGRFLHMNSAFCKSAGIDPDNPPLYPSDLVVREDKAPFADVIRRSANGAAYAADMPVRLKERPDEPVAVTLVGARGLGEAAVLVTFKDSGEESKLKRQVAQQTKMQAVGQLAGGVAHDFNNILTAIIGHCDLMLMRHAPGDSDYDDIQQVRANSHRAASLTRQLLAFSRQQTLRPQVLQLPDVISEVSNLLKRLLGETVELVVQHGRGLGPVRADPGQLEQVVVNLAVNARDAMLSKHPNGGGTLTIETVAVSSAEVRRLADDELPVGDYTALIISDTGTGIPQEALGKIFEPFYTTKEVGKGTGLGLSTVYGIIKQSGGYIFAESPAGGGARFSIFLPVHAAQMPGKAATPLSARPKKGDLWGSGTILLVEDEDMVRAVAERALTRQGYTVLTAENGEAALELMEENPELDLLISDVVMPGMDGPTMANRIRKRYPDMPILFMSGYAEEQLRNSIDIDNVAFLPKPFSVQQLAEAARDVLRAE; from the coding sequence ATGGCAACCCTGTTCGCTTCCGCTTTTTCCGATACGCCGCGCCGCAGGGCGGGCGTGCTGTGGCTGCCCGCCTTGTGCGGTGTCGCGGTCGCGCTGGCGCTGTTCTTCCTTGTCGGCGAGCCGGCGGTCGCGGCGGGGTTTGCCGGTGCGGGGCTGCTGATCGCCGCTGCGCTGTTCGCCTGGGCGGCGCTGCGCCGCCCGGCGCCCGTGGCGGTCGCGCAGACCGACTGGTCCGTGGCGCATGTCCTCGCCGCCAGCGCGCACGAGGCACTGGCCGTCACCGATCGGGCGGGACGGCTCGCTTGTGCCAATCCCGCGTTCGAAATGCTCTTCGGCGGTTTTCCCGCGCCGCCGTCCTTGCCGCTGTCGGGCGACGGAGAGGCGTTGCTGCATGCCGCGAGCCGGGAGGCATGGCGCGACGGTGAAGCCGTCCGGCAGGTTTCGCTGAGCGATGCGTCGCGCATCACCGCGCATCTCGTCCGCGCCGGCGACGATATGCTCGTCTGGCGCTTCGCAAGCACCGAGACGATCGACCTGCCGGCAAAGGCGCAGGCCATGCTGACCGGCGAATTCGGCGACCGGATCGGCGGCGCCGGTATCATGGCGGCCGTGCTGCGCCCGGACGGCCGGGTGCGGGCGGCCAACAGCGTTTTACGGGCGCGGGCGATGGGCGATCGCGATGCCGAGATGGAGGGCAGGGACTTCGCCCGTTTCCTCGTGACGGACAATCGCGGCTTCGTTCGGTTCGAGCGCGAAGGGATGAACGGCAATCCGATCCGGGTCCTGCATCTGCCGTTCGCCGATGGCGAGCAGTCGCCGATGCTGGTCGCGTTGCTGGACGAAGAACAGGTGAACCTGCCCGCACCGCTGCCGCAGAGCGCGGGCGGCCATGTCCGGTCGCTGGTATCGCTGATCCCGTTCGGCATCGCGCTGGTCGACCGGGACGGGCGCTTCCTCCACATGAACAGCGCGTTCTGCAAGTCGGCGGGAATCGATCCCGACAATCCGCCGCTTTATCCCAGCGATCTGGTCGTGCGCGAGGACAAGGCGCCGTTCGCCGACGTCATCCGGCGGTCCGCCAATGGCGCCGCATATGCCGCGGACATGCCGGTACGTCTGAAGGAACGGCCGGACGAGCCGGTCGCCGTGACCCTGGTCGGCGCGCGCGGCCTGGGCGAGGCGGCGGTGCTGGTGACGTTCAAGGATTCGGGGGAAGAGAGCAAGCTGAAGCGTCAGGTCGCGCAACAGACGAAGATGCAGGCGGTGGGCCAGCTCGCCGGCGGCGTCGCGCACGATTTCAACAACATCCTGACCGCGATTATCGGCCATTGCGACCTGATGCTGATGCGCCATGCGCCGGGCGACAGTGATTATGACGATATCCAGCAGGTGCGCGCCAATTCGCACCGCGCCGCCAGCCTGACGCGACAGTTGCTCGCTTTTTCCCGCCAGCAGACGCTGCGTCCCCAGGTGCTCCAGCTTCCCGACGTCATATCGGAGGTTTCCAACCTGCTGAAGCGGCTGCTGGGCGAGACGGTCGAACTGGTGGTGCAGCACGGACGCGGGCTGGGGCCGGTCAGGGCGGACCCCGGCCAGTTGGAGCAGGTGGTCGTCAACCTTGCCGTCAACGCCCGCGACGCCATGCTTTCCAAGCATCCCAATGGCGGAGGGACGCTGACGATCGAAACGGTCGCGGTCAGTTCCGCCGAAGTGCGTCGCCTGGCGGACGACGAGCTGCCGGTGGGCGATTATACGGCACTGATCATTTCGGATACCGGAACGGGTATTCCGCAGGAGGCGCTCGGCAAGATTTTCGAGCCCTTCTATACCACGAAGGAAGTCGGCAAGGGAACGGGGCTGGGGCTTTCGACGGTCTATGGGATCATCAAGCAGTCCGGCGGCTATATCTTCGCGGAATCGCCGGCCGGGGGCGGGGCGCGTTTTTCCATCTTCCTGCCGGTCCACGCGGCCCAGATGCCGGGCAAGGCGGCGACTCCGCTGTCGGCCAGGCCGAAAAAGGGCGACCTGTGGGGCAGTGGAACGATCCTGCTGGTCGAGGACGAGGACATGGTGCGTGCGGTCGCCGAACGCGCGCTCACCCGGCAGGGCTATACCGTGCTGACGGCGGAGAACGGCGAGGCGGCGCTGGAATTGATGGAGGAGAATCCCGAACTCGATCTCCTGATCTCCGACGTGGTGATGCCGGGCATGGACGGGCCGACGATGGCGAACCGCATTCGCAAGCGGTATCCCGACATGCCGATCCTGTTCATGTCGGGCTATGCCGAGGAGCAGCTTCGCAACTCGATCGACATCGACAATGTCGCTTTTCTGCCGAAACCGTTTTCGGTGCAGCAACTTGCAGAGGCCGCGCGCGACGTTCTGCGCGCGGAATGA